Proteins encoded within one genomic window of Candidatus Acidulodesulfobacterium acidiphilum:
- the rapZ gene encoding RNase adapter RapZ, whose protein sequence is MIDVSIYQSKSENTEKPNILIISGISGSGKSSALKILEDRGFFCVDNMPMILLPKFFELGLAARLKNILFVIDIREKSFLKEFEDYIKFLKKRACFFKFIFLDARDDVVIRRYSETRRKHPLSEGDITTAVKKERKLLNNAKGNADAVIDTSDIKIHDLEGILSAHLDGLLSSAQFSVKIISFGFKYGIPLSADTLFDARFLPNPYFMPQLKNLTGFDSEIAEYMLSFKESDEFITRISDFLTFTLPLYKKENKSYFTAAIGCTGGVHRSVFIVEELKKRLAGINEDYGITFYHRDVQRK, encoded by the coding sequence ATAATTGACGTGTCTATTTATCAATCAAAATCCGAAAATACCGAAAAACCAAATATACTGATAATAAGCGGTATTTCCGGTTCGGGAAAGTCTTCGGCGTTAAAAATTCTTGAAGATAGAGGTTTTTTTTGCGTAGATAATATGCCGATGATTTTGCTGCCGAAATTTTTTGAATTAGGGTTGGCCGCCCGCCTTAAAAACATACTTTTTGTTATAGATATCAGGGAAAAAAGTTTTTTAAAAGAGTTTGAAGACTATATCAAATTTTTAAAAAAGCGGGCATGTTTTTTTAAATTTATTTTTTTAGACGCAAGAGACGACGTAGTAATAAGGAGATATTCCGAAACAAGAAGAAAACATCCTCTCTCGGAAGGCGATATAACTACGGCGGTCAAAAAAGAACGCAAACTTCTTAATAATGCAAAGGGCAATGCAGATGCGGTAATAGACACATCCGATATTAAAATACACGATTTAGAGGGCATCTTATCTGCCCATCTGGACGGTCTTTTATCTTCAGCTCAATTTTCGGTTAAAATAATCTCCTTCGGTTTTAAATACGGCATTCCGCTTTCCGCCGATACGCTTTTTGACGCGCGGTTTCTTCCTAACCCTTATTTTATGCCGCAACTTAAAAATCTTACCGGTTTCGATTCGGAAATAGCCGAATATATGCTGTCGTTTAAAGAGAGCGATGAATTTATAACCCGCATATCGGATTTTTTAACTTTTACGCTTCCTCTTTATAAAAAAGAAAATAAATCTTATTTTACCGCAGCTATTGGATGTACCGGCGGCGTTCACAGGTCGGTGTTTATAGTCGAAGAATTAAAAAAAAGGCTTGCAGGCATTAATGAAGATTACGGAATTACTTTTTATCATAGAGACGTTCAAAGGAAATAA